A single genomic interval of Marmota flaviventris isolate mMarFla1 chromosome 14, mMarFla1.hap1, whole genome shotgun sequence harbors:
- the Psd4 gene encoding PH and SEC7 domain-containing protein 4, producing MMGDRRLPDHPQPVELLNLYLGDNLQPHPGVCQRETHGQPGPPEPCGGHTWALDSPETSRPDAPARVSGVEPAHVGRCSSPGTPGGSCPTGSPRPNHSSSTQVVFWAGILQAQMCVLDLEEELEKTEGLRAELRCCVPSSSPGLPGDRDLRPSPAVEEDSGEDSSGPEGESQAWALEGAADSSPEWGAEEESLFFDNPLFLESPCSDTSASGECFSWGFSDSCLDVRTRPHSPQALEPRLLGGTGPQELGSEPDLKGNTAESSGCATPPFPVPSYKLHTSCWATHGAPTAPAAQEGETSLEDQPRLASPAVPYEDRALAWETAHHGADLSPATHPVQPSEPPTPEACQTEEGLSWPQEPLISQDRGGRDAGRPQEPAPCILAPGPWGSPESEHRGLGPRPSPSTSPESSPPSQRHSPGTFPKWSRDAPHPSLLESDGAEPSSLKKEVTGKAPHPGQEAQSEGPARTPEAAGAEPGEDSIAAEGHAESSAPQAQSPEEGRKTLARDKLANGLRTTDKTAWNLASRLYHLEGFRKSEVAVHLQKNDDFSRAVAEEYLSFFQFGGQSLDRALRGFLQALVLSGETQERERVLYQFSRRFHHCNPGAFPSVDSVHTLTCAIMLLNTDLHGQNIGKSMSCQDFVTNLHGLQDGRDFPKELLKALYWSIRSEKLEWAVDEEDTARPEKALPSPPGKTGSPFLQLAQDPMAPTYKQGILARKMHQDADGKKTPWGKRGWKMFHTLLRGMVLYFLKGEDHCLEGDSLVGHMVDEPVGVHHSLASPATHYTKRPHVFQLRTADWRLFLFQAPTAKEMTSWIARINLAAATHSAPPFPAAVGSQRRFVRPILPMGPAQSSLEEQHRSHENCLDAASDDLLDLQRNLPERRGRSRELEEYRLRKEYLEYEKTRYETYVQLLVARLRCPSGDLALWEEQLGREAAGLREPKPSLKKSHSSPSLHQEEAPTTAKVKRNISERRTYRKIIPKRTRNQL from the exons ATGATGGGCGACAGGAGACTCCCCGACCACCCGCAGCCCGTGGAACTGCTCAACCTCTATTTGGGAGACAACCTGCAGCCCCACCCAGGAGTGTGCCAGAGGGAGACCCATGGCCAGCCAGGCCCTCCTGAGCCTTGCGGGGGACACACCTGGGCCTTGGACTCTCCCGAGACCAGCAGGCCTGACGCTCCTGCCAGGGTCTCTGGTGTGGAGCCTGCGCACGTGGGACGCTGCTCCTCCCCAGGAACGCCAGGGGGCAGCTGTCCCACCGGGAGCCCCCGCCCGAACCATAGCTCCTCCACTCAGGTGGTGTTCTGGGCCGGCATCCTGCAGGCCCAGATGTGCGTCCTGGACCTGGAAGAGGAGCTGGAGAAGACGGAAGGGCTCAGGGCTGAGCTGAGGTGCTGCGTGCCCTCGTCCTCCCCGGGCCTCCCTGGCGACAGGGACCTGCGGCCCAGCCCAGCAGTGGAGGAGGACTCCGGGGAGGACAGTAGTGGGCCTGagggggagagccaggcctgggcCCTGGAGGGAGCAGCAGACTCCTCCCCAGAGTGGGGTGCTGAGGAGGAGAGCCTGTTCTTCGACAACCCCCTTTTCCTGGAGAGCCCCTGCTCGGACACCAGCGCCTCTGGGGAATGCTTCTCCTGGGGCTTCTCCGACTCCTGCCTGGATGTGAGGACGAGGCCCCACAGCCCGCAGGCTCTGGAGCCTCGGCTCCTGGGAGGCACAGGGCCCCAGGAGCTGGGCAGTGAGCCAGACCTGAAGGGCAATACCGCGGAGTCCAGCGGGTGTGCCACCCCTCCGTTCCCTGTGCCCTCCTACAAGCTACACACCTCCTGCTGGGCCACCCACGGGGCTCCCACAGCACCTGCCGCGCAGGAGGGCGAG ACTTCTCTGGAGGACCAGCCCCGTCTGGCCTCACCTGCGGTACCGTATGAAGATAGGGCACTGGCCTGGGAGACTGCACACCATGGAGCTGACCTTAGCCCTGCCACACATCCTGTGCAGCCTTCG GAGCCACCCACCCCTGAGGCCTGCCAGACAGAAGAGGGTCTTTCCTGGCCCCAGGAGCCTCTTATCTCCCAGGATAGAG GTGGAAGGGATGCCGGGCGTCCCCAGGAACCTGCCCCCTGCATCCTGGCCCCTGGGCCCTGGGGGAGCCCAGAGTCTGAGCACAGAGGCCTcggccccaggcccagcccctccACCTCCCCGGAGAGCAGCCCACCGTCCCAGCGCCACAGCCCTGGCACTTTCCCCAAGTGGTCACGAGATGCTCCACACCCTTCTCTTCTGGAGTCGGATGGGGCAGAGCCGAGTTCCCTGAAGAAAGAGGTGACGGGGAAAGCTCCACACCCAGGGCAGGAGGCACAGAGCGAGGGCCCAGCCAGGACTCCAGAGGCTGCAGGTGCTGAGCCTGGCGAGGACTCCATTGCTGCGGAGGG GCATGCTGAGAGCTCTGCGCCCCAAGCGCAGTCCCCAGAGGAAGGCCGGAAAACACTGGCTAGGGACAAACTGGCTAATGGCCTCCGGACTACGGACAAGACGGCGTGGAACTTGGCCTCACGCCTCTATCACCTGGAGGGCTTCCGGAAGTCTGAAGTGGCCGTCCACCTGCAGAAGAA CGATGACTTCAGCAGGGCGGTGGCCGAGGAGTACCTGTCCTTCTTCCAGTTTGGAGGCCAGAGCCTGGACCGAGCCCTCCG GGGCTTCCTCCAGGCCCTGGTGCTCAGCGGGGAGACCCAGGAGCGGGAGCGGGTCCTCTACCAGTTCTCCCGGCGCTTCCACCACTGCAACCCTGGGGCCTTCCCCTCAGTAG ACTCTGTGCACACCTTGACCTGTGCCATCATGCTCCTGAACACGGACCTGCACGGGCAG AACATTGGGAAGAGCATGAGCTGCCAGGACTTCGTCACCAACCTGCACGGCCTGCAGGACGGCCGTGACTTCCCCAAGGAGCTGCTGAAG GCTCTCTACTGGTCTATCCGAAGTGAGAAGCTCGAGTGGGCTGT GGATGAGGAAGACACAGCCAGACCTGAGAAGGCCCTGCCATCCCCACCTGGCAAGACGGGCAGCCCCTTCCTCCAGCTGGCTCAGGATCCCATGGCGCCCACCTACAAGCAGGGCATCCTGGCTCGGAAGATGCATCAGGATGCGGATGGCAAGAAGA CGCCGTGGGGCAAGCGAGGCTGGAAGATGTTCCACACTCTGCTGCGGGGAATGGTCCTCTACTTCCTGAAG GGAGAGGACCACTGCCTGGAAGGGGACAGCTTGGTGGGGCACATGGTGGACGAGCCTGTGGGGGTGCACCACTCTCTGGCCTCGCCCGCCACCCATTACACCAAGAGGCCCCACGTCTTCCAGCTGCGGACGGCTGACTGGCGCCTCTTCCTCTTCCAGGCACC CACTGCCAAGGAGATGACCTCCTGGATCGCACGCATCAACCTGGCTGCAGCGACGCACTCGGCGCCGCCCTTCCCCGCTGCAGTGGGCTCCCAGCGACGATTTGTGAGACCCATCCTGCCTATGGGCCCTGCTCAGAGCTCCTTG GAGGAGCAGCATCGATCCCACGAGAACTGCCTGGATGCGGCTTCTGACGACCTGCTAGATCTGCAGAGGAACTTACCTGAGCGGCGGGGCCGCAGCCGGGAGCTGGAGGAGTACCGCCTGCGGAAGGAGTACCTGGAGTACGAG AAAACCCGCTACGAGACATACGTGCAGCTGCTGGTGGCACGGCTGCGCTGTCCCTCCGGGGACCTGGCCCTGTGGGAAGAGCAGCTGGGGAGGGAAGCTGCAGGCCTGCGGGAGCCAAAGCCCAGCCTGAAGAAATCCCACTCCAGCCCGTCTCTGCACCAGGAAGAGGCCCCCACCACGGCCAAGGTGAAGCGCAACATCTCAGAGCGCAGAACCTACCGGAAGATCATCCCCAAGCGGACCCGCAATCAGCTGTGA